Proteins encoded by one window of Manihot esculenta cultivar AM560-2 chromosome 10, M.esculenta_v8, whole genome shotgun sequence:
- the LOC110624867 gene encoding UDP-glycosyltransferase TURAN isoform X1, protein MGKRRGRACVVVLGDIGRSPRMQYHALSLARQACLQVDIVAYGGSDPHMAVLENQSIHIHKMKQWPVRPQGVPKILNPLILLLKPLFQFFMLLWYLCVKIPAPDVFIVQNPPSVPTLVAVKWASWLRKSMFIVDWHNFGYTLLALSLGRNSPFVAVYRWVERHYGRMANGSLCVTKAMQHELSQNWGINAIVLYDQPPEFFHPASVEEKHKLFCRLDKVISQPYGICDCASYGSIGMRNCNSNETLFTTISDGDILLKPNRPALVVSSTSWTPDEDFGMLLEAAVMYDRRVAAILNENDSTLEEVLWKELADGKQYLYPRLLFVITGKGPDKEKYEEKIKKLHLKRVAFRTMWLSAEDYPLLLGSADLGVCLHTSSSGLDLPMKVVDMFGCGLPVCAVSYSCIKELVTVDKNGLLFSSPSELADELLMLFKGFPDECNALKSLRNGTLEIGSSRWTTEWEEHAMPLILEVISQNSN, encoded by the exons ATGGGGAAGAGGAGAGGAAGGGCATGTGTGGTTGTGTTGGGCGATATAGGCCGCAGCCCTCGAATGCAGTATCATGCCCTTTCGCTTGCTCGCCAG GCATGTCTACAAGTGGACATTGTTGCATATGGAG GTTCCGATCCCCATATGGCTGTACTAGAGAATCAGTCTATTCATATCCACAAAATG AAACAGTGGCCAGTGCGTCCTCAGGGTGTGCCAAAGATACTTAATCCCTTGATTCTTTTGCTCAAGCCATTGTTTCAGTTTTTTATGCTGCTCTGGTATCTCTGTGTCAAAATTCCAGCTCCTGATGTTTTCATTGTGCAG AATCCTCCATCTGTTCCAACCTTGGTGGCTGTAAAATGGGCAAGCTGGCTGAGGAAATCcatgtttattgttgattggCATAACTTTGGGTATACTTTACTGGCACTGTCTCTTGGGAGAAACAGTCCATTTGTAGCAGTCTATCGTTG GGTTGAGAGGCATTATGGAAGGATGGCCAACGGCTCCCTGTGTGTAACAAAAGCAATGCAACATGAATTGTCTCAAAACTGGGGAATTAA TGCCATAGTTCTTTATGATCAGCCTCCTGAGTTTTTTCATCCTGCTTCTGTTGAGGAAAAGCACAAG TTGTTTTGCAGATTAGATAAAGTTATCAGTCAGCCTTACGGTATTTGTGATTGCGCCAGCTATG GATCCATAGGAATGAGGAACTGCAATTCAAATGAGACTCTATTTACCACCATCTCTGATGGTGATATTTTGTTAAAGCCAAATAGGCCAGCACTAGTTGTTAGCAGTACAAGCTG GACACCAGATGAAGATTTTGGCATGCTTCTGGAAGCTGCAGTTATGTACGATAGACGTGTTGCTGCAATCTTAAATGAAAACGATTCTACTCTTGAAGAGGTTCTATGGAAGGAATTGGCTGATGGGAAGCAATACTTGTATCCTAGGTTGTTATTTGTCATTACAG GAAAAGGACCTGATAAAGAAAAAtatgaagaaaaaataaaaaagttacaCCTCAAGCGTGTGGCATTTCGGACCATGTGGTTGTCAGCTGAGGATTATCCATTGCTTCTAG GATCAGCAGATCTTGGTGTGTGCTTGCATACTTCATCTTCAGGGCTGGATCTTCCGATGAAG GTTGTGGACATGTTTGGTTGTGGACTGCCCGTTTGTGCTGTTTCCTACTCTTG CATCAAGGAGCTCGTGACAGTTGATAAAAATGGTCTCCTCTTTTCATCACCTTCAGAGCTAGCTGACGAACTTTTG ATGCTTTTTAAGGGTTTTCCAGATGAATGTAATGCATTGAAGTCGCTAAGAAATGGGACACTGGAAATAGGTTCTTCAAGGTGGACTACTGAATGGGAAGAACATGCAATGCCATTAATATTGGAG GTTATTTCTCAGAACTCAAATTAA
- the LOC110624106 gene encoding protein trichome birefringence-like 36 yields the protein MAKPDLHHQLILFFLAASLCFSICKPFQLISGPGDGFSWINEEDSEVDMVQTRHDSSSSCDLNSGKWVYDQSYPLYDSTCPYLSTAVTCRKNGRPDSDYEKWRWKPHGCSIPRFDALKFLGKMRRKRIMLVGDSIMRNQWESLVCLVQGVIPTGHKTVSYNGPSMAFHALDFETTIEFSWAPLLVELKKGSGNKRILHLDMIEENARYWRNVDVLVFDSAHWWTHSEQWSSWDYYMEGQSLIKSMNPMIAYQKGLTTWAKWIDLNLDPRRNRVIFRSMSPRHNRENGWKCYNQREPLAFFSHQHVPEQLVVLKEVVRKMSFPVYLQDITTISALRRDGHPSVYRRAISQEERQHPSGFSSDCSHWCLPGVPDIWNEMLNAIL from the exons ATGGCTAAACCTGATCTTCATCATCAGTTAATCCTGTTCTTCTTAGCTGCTTCTCTATGTTTCTCCATTTGCAAACCTTTCCAGCTTATCTCTGGTCCAGGGGATGGATTTTCGTGGATCAATGAGGAGGACAGTGAAGTGGATATGGTCCAAACCAGGCATGATTCTTCAAGTAGCTGTGACTTGAACTCTGGGAAATGGGTTTATGATCAGTCATATCCTCTCTATGATTCAACTTGCCCTTATCTTAGCACAGCAGTCACTTGCCGAAAGAATGGAAGGCCTGATTCTGACTATGAGAAGTGGAGATGGAAACCCCATGGCTGCTCTATTCCTAG GTTTGATGCATTGAAATTTCTTGGAAAAATGAGAAGGAAAAGAATAATGTTGGTAGGTGATTCTATAATGAGGAACCAATGGGAATCTCTTGTTTGCTTAGTACAAGGAGTGATTCCAACTGGGCATAAGACTGTCAGCTATAATGGTCCTTCAATGGCATTCCATGCTCTG GATTTTGAGACAACAATAGAGTTCAGTTGGGCTCCACTACTTGTGGAATTGAAGAAAGGGTCTGGAAACAAGAGAATCCTTCATTTGGATATGATAGAAGAGAATGCAAGATATTGGAGGAATGTTgatgttcttgtgtttgattCAGCTCACTGGTGGACTCATTCTGAACAATGGAGTTC GTGGGATTATTACATGGAGGGACAATCTCTTATCAAAAGTATGAATCCAATGATTGCATATCAGAAGGGACTCACTACATGGGCCAAATGGATTGATTTAAACCTTGATCCTCGTAGAAACAGAGTCATTTTTCGAAGCATGTCTCCGAGGCACAACAG GGAAAATGGTTGGAAATGCTATAACCAAAGGGAGCCATTAGCATTTTTCAGTCATCAGCATGTTCCTGAACAGCTGGTAGTACTGAAAGAAGTAGTGAGAAAGATGAGTTTTCCCGTATATTTACAGGATATCACAACGATATCGGCTCTGCGTAGAGATGGGCATCCATCGGTGTATAGAAGGGCAATAAGCCAAGAAGAAAGGCAGCACCCAAGTGGATTTTCTTCAGACTGCAGCCACTGGTGCCTCCCTGGGGTTCCTGATATCTGGAATGAGATGTTAAATGCAATTCTGTAG
- the LOC110624867 gene encoding UDP-glycosyltransferase TURAN isoform X2 — protein MGKRRGRACVVVLGDIGRSPRMQYHALSLARQACLQVDIVAYGGSDPHMAVLENQSIHIHKMKQWPVRPQGVPKILNPLILLLKPLFQFFMLLWYLCVKIPAPDVFIVQNPPSVPTLVAVKWASWLRKSMFIVDWHNFGYTLLALSLGRNSPFVAVYRWVERHYGRMANGSLCVTKAMQHELSQNWGINAIVLYDQPPEFFHPASVEEKHKLFCRLDKVISQPYGICDCASYGSIGMRNCNSNETLFTTISDGDILLKPNRPALVVSSTSWTPDEDFGMLLEAAVMYDRRVAAILNENDSTLEEVLWKELADGKQYLYPRLLFVITGKGPDKEKYEEKIKKLHLKRVAFRTMWLSAEDYPLLLGSADLGVCLHTSSSGLDLPMKVVDMFGCGLPVCAVSYSCIKELVTVDKNGLLFSSPSELADELLMLFKGFPDECNALKSLRNGTLEIGSSRWTTEWEEHAMPLILEVLGVEST, from the exons ATGGGGAAGAGGAGAGGAAGGGCATGTGTGGTTGTGTTGGGCGATATAGGCCGCAGCCCTCGAATGCAGTATCATGCCCTTTCGCTTGCTCGCCAG GCATGTCTACAAGTGGACATTGTTGCATATGGAG GTTCCGATCCCCATATGGCTGTACTAGAGAATCAGTCTATTCATATCCACAAAATG AAACAGTGGCCAGTGCGTCCTCAGGGTGTGCCAAAGATACTTAATCCCTTGATTCTTTTGCTCAAGCCATTGTTTCAGTTTTTTATGCTGCTCTGGTATCTCTGTGTCAAAATTCCAGCTCCTGATGTTTTCATTGTGCAG AATCCTCCATCTGTTCCAACCTTGGTGGCTGTAAAATGGGCAAGCTGGCTGAGGAAATCcatgtttattgttgattggCATAACTTTGGGTATACTTTACTGGCACTGTCTCTTGGGAGAAACAGTCCATTTGTAGCAGTCTATCGTTG GGTTGAGAGGCATTATGGAAGGATGGCCAACGGCTCCCTGTGTGTAACAAAAGCAATGCAACATGAATTGTCTCAAAACTGGGGAATTAA TGCCATAGTTCTTTATGATCAGCCTCCTGAGTTTTTTCATCCTGCTTCTGTTGAGGAAAAGCACAAG TTGTTTTGCAGATTAGATAAAGTTATCAGTCAGCCTTACGGTATTTGTGATTGCGCCAGCTATG GATCCATAGGAATGAGGAACTGCAATTCAAATGAGACTCTATTTACCACCATCTCTGATGGTGATATTTTGTTAAAGCCAAATAGGCCAGCACTAGTTGTTAGCAGTACAAGCTG GACACCAGATGAAGATTTTGGCATGCTTCTGGAAGCTGCAGTTATGTACGATAGACGTGTTGCTGCAATCTTAAATGAAAACGATTCTACTCTTGAAGAGGTTCTATGGAAGGAATTGGCTGATGGGAAGCAATACTTGTATCCTAGGTTGTTATTTGTCATTACAG GAAAAGGACCTGATAAAGAAAAAtatgaagaaaaaataaaaaagttacaCCTCAAGCGTGTGGCATTTCGGACCATGTGGTTGTCAGCTGAGGATTATCCATTGCTTCTAG GATCAGCAGATCTTGGTGTGTGCTTGCATACTTCATCTTCAGGGCTGGATCTTCCGATGAAG GTTGTGGACATGTTTGGTTGTGGACTGCCCGTTTGTGCTGTTTCCTACTCTTG CATCAAGGAGCTCGTGACAGTTGATAAAAATGGTCTCCTCTTTTCATCACCTTCAGAGCTAGCTGACGAACTTTTG ATGCTTTTTAAGGGTTTTCCAGATGAATGTAATGCATTGAAGTCGCTAAGAAATGGGACACTGGAAATAGGTTCTTCAAGGTGGACTACTGAATGGGAAGAACATGCAATGCCATTAATATTGGAG GTGTTGGGTGTGGAAAGCACATGA
- the LOC110624867 gene encoding UDP-glycosyltransferase TURAN isoform X3, whose amino-acid sequence MPFRLLARHVYKWTLLHMEKQWPVRPQGVPKILNPLILLLKPLFQFFMLLWYLCVKIPAPDVFIVQNPPSVPTLVAVKWASWLRKSMFIVDWHNFGYTLLALSLGRNSPFVAVYRWVERHYGRMANGSLCVTKAMQHELSQNWGINAIVLYDQPPEFFHPASVEEKHKLFCRLDKVISQPYGICDCASYGSIGMRNCNSNETLFTTISDGDILLKPNRPALVVSSTSWTPDEDFGMLLEAAVMYDRRVAAILNENDSTLEEVLWKELADGKQYLYPRLLFVITGKGPDKEKYEEKIKKLHLKRVAFRTMWLSAEDYPLLLGSADLGVCLHTSSSGLDLPMKVVDMFGCGLPVCAVSYSCIKELVTVDKNGLLFSSPSELADELLMLFKGFPDECNALKSLRNGTLEIGSSRWTTEWEEHAMPLILEVISQNSN is encoded by the exons ATGCCCTTTCGCTTGCTCGCCAG GCATGTCTACAAGTGGACATTGTTGCATATGGAG AAACAGTGGCCAGTGCGTCCTCAGGGTGTGCCAAAGATACTTAATCCCTTGATTCTTTTGCTCAAGCCATTGTTTCAGTTTTTTATGCTGCTCTGGTATCTCTGTGTCAAAATTCCAGCTCCTGATGTTTTCATTGTGCAG AATCCTCCATCTGTTCCAACCTTGGTGGCTGTAAAATGGGCAAGCTGGCTGAGGAAATCcatgtttattgttgattggCATAACTTTGGGTATACTTTACTGGCACTGTCTCTTGGGAGAAACAGTCCATTTGTAGCAGTCTATCGTTG GGTTGAGAGGCATTATGGAAGGATGGCCAACGGCTCCCTGTGTGTAACAAAAGCAATGCAACATGAATTGTCTCAAAACTGGGGAATTAA TGCCATAGTTCTTTATGATCAGCCTCCTGAGTTTTTTCATCCTGCTTCTGTTGAGGAAAAGCACAAG TTGTTTTGCAGATTAGATAAAGTTATCAGTCAGCCTTACGGTATTTGTGATTGCGCCAGCTATG GATCCATAGGAATGAGGAACTGCAATTCAAATGAGACTCTATTTACCACCATCTCTGATGGTGATATTTTGTTAAAGCCAAATAGGCCAGCACTAGTTGTTAGCAGTACAAGCTG GACACCAGATGAAGATTTTGGCATGCTTCTGGAAGCTGCAGTTATGTACGATAGACGTGTTGCTGCAATCTTAAATGAAAACGATTCTACTCTTGAAGAGGTTCTATGGAAGGAATTGGCTGATGGGAAGCAATACTTGTATCCTAGGTTGTTATTTGTCATTACAG GAAAAGGACCTGATAAAGAAAAAtatgaagaaaaaataaaaaagttacaCCTCAAGCGTGTGGCATTTCGGACCATGTGGTTGTCAGCTGAGGATTATCCATTGCTTCTAG GATCAGCAGATCTTGGTGTGTGCTTGCATACTTCATCTTCAGGGCTGGATCTTCCGATGAAG GTTGTGGACATGTTTGGTTGTGGACTGCCCGTTTGTGCTGTTTCCTACTCTTG CATCAAGGAGCTCGTGACAGTTGATAAAAATGGTCTCCTCTTTTCATCACCTTCAGAGCTAGCTGACGAACTTTTG ATGCTTTTTAAGGGTTTTCCAGATGAATGTAATGCATTGAAGTCGCTAAGAAATGGGACACTGGAAATAGGTTCTTCAAGGTGGACTACTGAATGGGAAGAACATGCAATGCCATTAATATTGGAG GTTATTTCTCAGAACTCAAATTAA